In Puntigrus tetrazona isolate hp1 chromosome 22, ASM1883169v1, whole genome shotgun sequence, one genomic interval encodes:
- the necap2 gene encoding adaptin ear-binding coat-associated protein 2: MMADSNDQYESVLCVKSEVHVYRIPPRSSNRGYRAADWKLEEPAWSGRMKITAKGKIAFIKLEDRNTGELFAQAPVDQYPGIVVEAVTDSSRYFVIRIEDGNGRHAFIGIGFADRGDSFDFNVALQDHFKWVKQESELARQEAAQVSEPKLDLGFKEGQTIKINIGNMKKKDSGGAGGKSRAMGGALLPPPPGVKSSALVPPPTAQQTTPTAHTTPTDPPSSGMLLDFGDSAHSVAPPSQDQWGDFTAAGSGSAPDSRSGWVQF; the protein is encoded by the exons ATGATGGCGGATAGTAACGATCAGTATGAGTCGGTTCTGTGCGTGAAGTCAGAGGTTCATGTTTACCGGATCCCGCCGAGAAGCTCCAACCGCGGATACCG ggcGGCGGACTGGAAGCTGGAGGAGCCGGCGTGGAGCGGACGCATGAAGATCACCGCCAAAGGAAAGATAGCCTTCATTAAACTAGAGGACAGAAACACTG gagaGCTCTTCGCTCAGGCTCCGGTGGATCAGTACCCAGGGATCGTGGTGGAGGCCGTGACCGACTCCAGCAGATACTTCGTCATCAGGATCGAAGACGGAAACG GACGCCACGCCTTCATCGGAATCGGTTTCGCAGACCGAGGAGATTCCTTCGATTTCAACGTGGCCCTACAGGATCATTTTAA GTGGGTCAAACAGGAAAGTGAACTGGCCAGACAGGAAGCGGCTCAGGTTTCTGAACCAAAGCTGGACCTGGGCTTCAAAGAGGGTCAGACCATCAAGATCAACATTGGG aaCATGAAGAAGAAGGACTCGGGCGGCGCAGGAGGGAAGTCGCGAGCGATGGGCGGGGCTTTGCTTCCTCCTCCACCCGGGGTCAAGTCCTCTGCTCTTGTTCCTCCGCCCACAGCACAGCAGACCACGCCCACAGCACATACCACGCCCACTGACCCGCCCAGCTCAG GGATGCTACTGGACTTCGGAGACTCCGCCCACTCTGTGGCCCCGCCCTCTCAGGACCAGTGGGGTGATTTCACGGCTGCAGGCTCCGG GTCAGCGCCGGACTCGCGGTCAGGATGGGTGCAGTTCTAG
- the tmem240b gene encoding transmembrane protein 240: protein MKMLLVVSGAVLALAVVCMSDMNALLDRFHNFILPRMRGPERVCHCTCGRHAVEYVIPYEGPVGSVGASGAGSVSKQELDLVLGLLMGFCISWVLLWLDAALGSWRSGRHHGSGGCVWRSWRWVSRVCSLRELRRRLQTRRWPEDASSKHRLCHNGRL, encoded by the exons ATGAAGATGCTGCTCGTGGTGTCTGGAGCGGTTCTGGCGCTG GCCGTCGTCTGTATGTCCGACATGAACGCGCTGCTGGACCGATTTCACAACTTCATCCTACCGCGCATGCGCGGGCCGGAGCGCGTGTGCCACTGCACCTGCGGCAG GCACGCTGTGGAGTACGTGATCCCGTACGAGGGCCCCGTGGGCTCCGTGGGCGCCTCGGGGGCCGGCAGCGTGAGCAAGCAGGAGCTGGACCTGGTTCTGGGGCTCCTGATGGGCTTCTGCATCAGCTGGGTTCTGCTGTGGCTGGACGCGGCGCTGGGCTCCTGGAGGTCCGGCAGACACCACG gctCCGGCGGGTGTGTGTGGCGCTCGTGGCGCTGGGTGTCTCGTGTGTGTAGCCTGCGGGAGCTGCGCAGACGCCTGCAGACGCGCCGCTGGCCCGAGGACGCCTCCAGCAAACACCGGCTCTGCCACAACGGACGCCTCTGA
- the ssu72 gene encoding LOW QUALITY PROTEIN: RNA polymerase II subunit A C-terminal domain phosphatase SSU72 (The sequence of the model RefSeq protein was modified relative to this genomic sequence to represent the inferred CDS: deleted 1 base in 1 codon): MPADPLRVAVVCSSNQNRSMEAHNILSKRGFDVRSFGTGTHVKLPGPAPDKPNIYDFKTTYEQMYNDLVRKDKELYTQNGILHMLDRNKRIKTRPERFQSCREQFDLVITCEERVYDQVLEDLNSRDQETFQPVHVINVDIQDNHEEATLARHTHTHSALICELCQCIQHTDDMENEIDELLQEFEEKSQRPFLHTVCFY, translated from the exons ATGCCGGCCGACCCGCTGCGTGTCGCGGTCGTGTGCTCCAGCAACCAGAACCGCAGCATGGAAGCGCACAACATCCTGAG CAAACGAGGGTTCGACGTGCGTTCCTTCGGCACGGGAACCCACGTGAAACTGCCAGGACCCGCTCCGGATAAACCCAACATTTACGACTTCAAAACCACTTACGAGCAGATGTACAACGACCTGGTCCGTAAAGACAAGGAGCT ATACACTCAGAACGGGATCCTGCACATGCTGGACCGCAACAAGCGCATCAAGACACGGCCCGAGCGCTTCCAGAGCTGCAGAGAGCAGTTTGACCTGGTCATCACCTGTGAGGAGAGAGTGTATGACCAGGTGCTggagg ATCTGAACTCTCGTGATCAGGAGACGTTTCAGCCGGTTCACGTCATCAATGTAGATATTCAGGACAATCACGAGGAGGCA ACTCTcgcacgacacacacacacacacagcgctctGATCTGTGAGCTCTGTCAGTGT ATCCAGCACACGGACGACATGGAGAACGAGATCGACGAGCTCCTGCAGGAGTTTGAGGAGAAGAGCCAGCGGCCGTTCCTGCACACCGTCTGCTTCTACTGA
- the fndc10 gene encoding fibronectin type III domain-containing protein 10: MARRQGSVLLRCAVLLVLGGGSSALPNRASSEAQHDPADGNNTDKPPSTDSLGITELLPKLQDNSSTVRHWRVLEDPGPLCAYRVLGAGDPGRLCFRYARPDFRCASASCQQVSSPGGHLTANILSNGSVFIQWTVALTPKGPAPGQAGGFKLSCWWNGSYTQFECAGVHLGAGCRDYLLNELHTNVPYRLCVRPYALDRDEACVEFSLAPGGMQDIVIAMTTVGGAICVMLVIICLLVAYITENIMNPTAQHTLAAQHSHRSHLHTHL, from the coding sequence ATGGCGCGCCGTCAGGGATCGGTTCTCCTCCGCTGCGCGGTTCTGCTGGTTCTCGGCGGCGGGAGTTCCGCTCTACCGAACCGGGCCAGCAGCGAGGCGCAGCACGACCCCGCCGACGGTAATAACACCGACAAACCCCCCAGTACAGACTCTCTGGGAATCACCGAGCTCTTACCAAAGCTACAGGACAACAGCAGTACTGTGAGACACTGGCGCGTCCTGGAGGACCCCGGGCCCTTGTGCGCTTACCGCGTTCTGGGCGCTGGTGACCCCGGGCGACTGTGCTTCCGCTACGCCCGACCTGACTTCAGGTGCGCTAGCGCTAGCTGTCAACAGGTGAGCTCACCCGGGGGTCACCTCACGGCCAATATTCTGTCCAACGGAAGCGTGTTCATTCAGTGGACGGTCGCGCTCACGCCGAAGGGCCCTGCTCCGGGCCAAGCGGGCGGGTTTAAGCTCAGCTGCTGGTGGAACGGAAGCTACACGCAGTTCGAATGCGCCGGCGTTCACCTAGGCGCCGGCTGCAGGGATTACTTACTCAACGAGCTGCACACGAACGTGCCCTACCGCCTGTGCGTGCGGCCCTACGCCCTCGACCGGGACGAAGCCTGCGTGGAGTTCAGCCTCGCGCCCGGCGGGATGCAGGACATCGTCATCGCCATGACGACGGTGGGCGGAGCAATCTGCGTGATGCTGGTCATCATTTGCCTGCTGGTGGCGTACATCACCGAGAACATCATGAACCCCACGGCGCAGCACACGCTCGCGGCGCAGCACTCGCACAGATCGCATTTACACACGCACCTGTGA
- the LOC122327960 gene encoding olfactory receptor class A-like protein 4: protein MSEILTADAILFGLLVFSGILGNILVINVVFQCSKENSLRHLPPSDTILVNLCMANLLTSLFRTVPIFVSDLGLEVSLSPGWCRVFMLLWVWWRAVGCWVTLALSAFHCVTLRRQHVSMGALGQQRERRRVWGVLAVVWGVNLLFSLPALVFTTHVRGNATVELMVISCTTRPLLGCVWEFPTEQQGYAFASTSLALNEVMPLVLMVATNLATLHSLAKHIRAVTAGGGGAAELDRHVSSERKAGHVIAALVALFVGCWVLQVAAVTYYNHNGGKHAEGLLTVAHFSASLFVGFSPLVVALGHGKLRRKISAMMQRWTQLSKRPRADDDALKDATVAKTAQSGKT from the exons ATGTCTGAGATCCTGACGGCGGACGCCATCCTCTTCGGCCTGCTCGTGTTCTCCGGCATCCTCGGAAACATCCTGGTCATCAACGTG gtgttcCAGTGCTCTAAAGAGAACTCCTTGCGGCACCTGCCCCCGTCCGACACCATCCTGGTGAACCTGTGCATGGCGAACCTGCTGACGTCTCTCTTCCGGACCGTGCCCATCTTCGTGTCAGATCTGGGTCTGGAGGTGTCTCTGTCGCCCGGCTGGTGCCGTGTCTTCATGCTGCTGTGGGTGTGGTGGCGTGCGGTGGGCTGCTGGGTCACGCTGGCCCTCAGCGCCTTCCACTGCGTCACCCTGCGGCGGCAGCACGTCAGCATGGGTGCTCTGGGCCAGCAGCGCGAGCGCCGGCGCGTCTGGGGCGTCCTGGCCGTGGTCTGGGGCGTCAACCTGCTGTTCTCGCTGCCGGCGCTGGTCTTCACGACGCACGTGCGAGGAAACGCCACGGTGGAGCTGATGGTGATCAGCTGCACCACTCGCCCGCTGCTGGGCTGCGTCTGGGAGTTTCCCACCGAGCAGCAGGGCTACGCCTTCGCCTCCACCTCGCTGGCGCTCAACGAGGTCATGCCGCTCGTCCTGATGGTCGCGACCAATTTGGCGACGCTGCACTCGCTGGCCAAACACATCCGGGCGGTCACGGCGGGCGGCGGCGGCGCGGCGGAGCTGGACCGGCACGTGTCCAGCGAGAGGAAGGCGGGTCACGTGATCGCGGCCCTGGTCGCGCTGTTCGTGGGCTGCTGGGTGCTGCAGGTCGCCGCGGTCACGTACTACAACCACAACGGCGGGAAGCACGCGGAGGGACTGCTGACCGTCGCGCATTTCTCCGCGTCGCTCTTCGTGGGCTTCAGTCCGCTGGTGGTGGCGCTCGGACACGGGAAGCTGCGCCGGAAAATTAGCGCCATGATGCAGCGGTGGACGCAGTTGAGCAAACGGCCGCGAGCGGACGACGACGCGCTGAAAGACGCGACTGTCGCGAAAACCGCACAGAGCGGGAAAACGTGA
- the LOC122328027 gene encoding olfactory receptor class A-like protein 4, with the protein MSPQRKPSSISQQISSSPFYFALYIILVLLGNVGNTTVICVVGESLLREAGVVRSSDVILVNMAFSNLMVSLVRNTLVMVSDLGVEIFLNRNMCHLMMGIWVWLRSANVWSTFFLSAFHFQTLRPVAPPVIALHGPRGPPLTLILGFALVWSLNFIYAIPAFIFSKNGDENSTETLMLVSSTTRPLMGCIWDFPSPYSGLAFATSSMVIHESIPICLMNITNLGSLLTLYAHGHSRTAGSKGQDAPVITRIPAERRAAKVILTLNILFISSWGTNVISVNYFNYNRGSSTEFLLIVARFANMSFIAFSPVVLAVGHRKLRAFIKSVLSRIISLFT; encoded by the exons ATGTCCCCTCAAAGAAAGCCCTCGAGCATCAGTCAGCAGATCTCTTCGTCTCCGTTTTACTTCGCTCTCTACATCATTCTGGTTCTGCTGGGGAACGTGGGGAACACCACGGTCATCTGCGTGGTCGGAGAAAGCCTTCTGCGCGAGGCCGGCGTCGTCCGAAGCTCTGACGTGATTCTGGTCAACATGGCTTTCTCCAACCTGATGGTGTCCTTGGTTCGAAACACGCTCGTGATGGTGTCCGATCTCGGAGTGGAG ATTTTCCTCAATAGAAATATGTGTCACCTCATGATGGGAATCTGGGTTTGGCTGCGCTCTGCGAACGTTTGGTCGACGTTCTTTCTCAGCGCGTTTCACTTCCAGACGCTGCGGCCGGTGGCTCCGCCCGTCATCGCCCTGCACGGCCCCCGGGGGCCCCCACTCACCCTCATCCTCGGCTTCGCCCTCGTCTGGAGCCTCAACTTCATCTACGCCATCCCAGCGTTCATCTTCTCCAAGAACGGAGACGAGAACTCCACCGAG ACGCTGATGCTGGTCAGCAGCACCACCCGGCCGCTGATGGGCTGTATTTGGGACTTTCCGTCGCCCTACAGCGGCCTGGCCTTCGCCACCTCCTCCATGGTGATCCACGAATCCATTCCCATCTGTCTGATGAACATCACGAACCTGGGCTCGCTGCTGACGCTGTACGCTCACGGTCACTCGCGCACGGCCGGCAGCAAGGGCCAGGACGCCCCGGTCATCACCCGGATCCCCGCCGAGCGCCGCGCCGCTAAA GTCATTTTGACTCTGAACATCCTCTTCATCTCGTCTTGGGGAACCAACGTGATCTCGGTCAACTACTTCAACTATAACCGGGGATCTTCCACGGAGTTCCTGCTCATCGTCGCCCGCTTCGCCAACATGAGCTTCATCGCGTTCTCGCCCGTCGTCCTCGCCGTGGGCCACAGGAAGCTGCGGGCGTTTATAAAGTCAGTCCTGTCACGAATCATCTCTCTGTTCACATAG
- the LOC122327963 gene encoding olfactory receptor class A-like protein 4 has translation MLRSTLDCPVIRSLMATKGKTTSSVLYIVVYLILVLLGNVGNTTVIAVVGDSLLRETGAVRSSDVILVNMAFSNLMVSLTRNSLLVITDMGMEVFLNRNCCRLMMGIWVWLRSANVWSTFFLSAFHFQTLRRVAPPVTNVHGHPGPPRSLVFGLCLIWSLNLIYSIPAFIFSKNGDENSTESLMLVSSTTRPLLGCIWSFPTVYSGLAFATTSMVIHELFPIILMSATNLGSLLTLYAHGQTRRAANKSPDAPVITRIPAERRAAKVILALNVLFISSWGASVISINYFNYNRGSSSSSTEFVLIVARIANITFIALSPVVLAVGHRKLRAFMTSILSRIL, from the exons ATGCTGAGAAGTACACTTGACTGTCCAGTGATCAGGAGCCTCATGGCCACTAAAGGAAAGACCACGTCTTCTGTGCTCTACATTGTCGTATACCTCATTCTGGTTCTGCTTGGGAACGTGGGGAACACCACAGTTATCGCGGTGGTCGGGGACAGCCTTCTACGTGAAACGGGAGCCGTACGAAGCTCAGACGTGATTCTGGTCAACATGGCTTTCTCCAACCTGATGGTGTCGCTGACCAGAAACTCTCTTCTGGTGATCACCGACATGGGAATGGAG GTGTTCCTCAATAGAAACTGTTGTCGCTTAATGATGGGAATCTGGGTTTGGCTGCGCTCTGCAAACGTTTGGTCGACGTTCTTTCTCAGCGCATTTCACTTCCAGACGCTGCGGCGGGTCGCTCCTCCCGTCACGAACGTCCACGGCCACCCCGGACCCCCCAGGTCCCTCGTCTTTGGGCTTTGCCTCATCTGGAGCCTCAATCTGATCTACTCCATCCCAGCCTTCATCTTCTCCAAGAACGGAGACGAGAACTCCACTGAG TCTCTGATGCTGGTCAGCAGCACCACTCGGCCGCTGCTCGGCTGCATCTGGAGCTTCCCGACGGTCTACAGCGGCCTGGCCTTCGCCACCACCTCCATGGTCATCCACGAACTCTTCCCCATCATCCTGATGAGTGCCACCAACCTGGGCTCGCTGCTGACGCTGTACGCTCACGGACAGACGAGAAGAGCCGCCAACAAGAGCCCGGACGCGCCGGTCATCACCCGGATCCCCGCCGAGAGACGGGCCGCTAAA GTGATTCTGGCTCTGAACGTCCTCTTCATCTCGTCCTGGGGCGCCAGCGTCATCTCCATCAACTACTTCAACTACAACCGCGGATCCTCCAGCTCGTCCACGGAGTTCGTGCTGATCGTCGCTCGCATCGCCAACATCACCTTCATCGCGCTGTCGCCCGTCGTCCTCGCCGTGGGCCACAGGAAGCTCCGGGCGTTCATGACGTCCATCCTGTCGAGAATCCTCTGA
- the LOC122327955 gene encoding cyclin-L2-like isoform X1, which produces MAAAAGALLPGDGIVIAGKLYSGVALTLDTCLLPHEDAHRSPSRAHGLSARTEEQLRNRTCEMIQSAGILLRLPQVAMATAQILFHRFFYCKSFVRHCAETVAMACVQLASKIEEEPRRVRDVMNVFQHLRDAAGDRSRGPMLLDDRYISRKSDVIRAERRVLKELGFCVHVKHPHKVIVMYLQVLECEKNTGLVQMAWNYMNDSLRTDVFLRFRAETIACACIFLSARVLQIPLPDQPPWFLLFGASEQDLIEISSCILRLYSLQCESLAALQQQVEEMRSVLDAQYNATKPAGLASTTETPTAGFSPASKAASPVENQKNHESPLSRLALKNICRKITSRDGRKRLSRSDERQNARSVPSPPRRRRSRSVSSPSPGTTKSHRHRQRERERARKKPYSSHRR; this is translated from the exons ATGGCGGCGGCCGCCGGAGCGCTTCTCCCCGGTGACGGGATCGTGATCGCGGGAAAACTCTACTCGGGTGTCGCGCTCACGCTggacacctgcctgctgccgcACGAGGACGCGCACCGCAGCCCCTCGCGCGCGCACGGACTGTCCGCGCGCACGGAGGAACAGCTTCGGAACCGGACGTGCGAGATGATCCAGAGCGCGGGAATTCTGCTCCGCTTGCCTCAG gttgccatggcaacagccCAGATCCTGTTCCATCGGTTCTTCTACTGCAAATCGTTCGTCAGACACTGCGCAGAG ACGGTGGCCATGGCGTGTGTCCAGCTGGCATCTAAGATCGAAGAGGAGCCTCGGCGCGTGAGGGACGTGATGAACGTCTTCCAGCACCTCAGAGACGCGGCGGGAGACAG GAGCCGCGGACCCATGCTGCTGGACGACCGCTACATCAGCCGCAAGAGTGACGTGATCAGAGCGGAGCGGCGCGTGCTGAAGGAGCTCGGCTTCTGTGTCCACGTCAAGCACCCGCACAAG GTGATCGTGATGTATCTCCAGGTTCTGGAGTGTGAGAAGAACACCGGACTGGTTCAGATGGCCTG GAACTACATGAACGACAGTTTGAGGACGGATGTGTTTTTGAGGTTCAGGGCTGAAACTATTGCTTGTGCGTGTATCTTTCTGTCTGCACGGGTTctacag ATCCCTCTGCCTGACCAGCCGCCCTGGTTCTTGTTGTTTGGGGCATCAGAACAGGACCTGATTGAGATCAGTAGTTGTATTCTGAGGCTGTACTCACTGCAGTGCGAGTCGCTGGCCGCTCTGCAGCAGCAGGTGGAGGAAATGCGTTCAGTGTTGGACGCTCAGTATAACGCGACCAAACCAGCGGGACTAGCGTCTACGACTGAAACCCCGACAGCTGGTTTCTCTCCTGCGTCTAAAGCTG CGTCTCCTGTAGAAAACCAGAAGAATCACGAATCTCCGCTGTCACGCCTCGCCCTCAAGAACATCTGTCGAAAGATCACAAGCAGAGACGG GAGGAAGCGTCTGAGTCGCAGCGATGAAAGGCAGAACGCTCGCAGTGTCCCGTCGCCCCCCCGCCGCAG GCGCAGTCGCAGCGTTTCTTCTCCATCTCCTGGAACCACAAAGTCCCACAGACACCGGCAGAGGGAACGGGAACGAGCGCGGAAAAAGCCATATTCTTCTCACAGGAGATGA
- the LOC122327955 gene encoding cyclin-L1-like isoform X2 → MATAQILFHRFFYCKSFVRHCAETVAMACVQLASKIEEEPRRVRDVMNVFQHLRDAAGDRSRGPMLLDDRYISRKSDVIRAERRVLKELGFCVHVKHPHKVIVMYLQVLECEKNTGLVQMAWNYMNDSLRTDVFLRFRAETIACACIFLSARVLQIPLPDQPPWFLLFGASEQDLIEISSCILRLYSLQCESLAALQQQVEEMRSVLDAQYNATKPAGLASTTETPTAGFSPASKAASPVENQKNHESPLSRLALKNICRKITSRDGRKRLSRSDERQNARSVPSPPRRRRSRSVSSPSPGTTKSHRHRQRERERARKKPYSSHRR, encoded by the exons atggcaacagccCAGATCCTGTTCCATCGGTTCTTCTACTGCAAATCGTTCGTCAGACACTGCGCAGAG ACGGTGGCCATGGCGTGTGTCCAGCTGGCATCTAAGATCGAAGAGGAGCCTCGGCGCGTGAGGGACGTGATGAACGTCTTCCAGCACCTCAGAGACGCGGCGGGAGACAG GAGCCGCGGACCCATGCTGCTGGACGACCGCTACATCAGCCGCAAGAGTGACGTGATCAGAGCGGAGCGGCGCGTGCTGAAGGAGCTCGGCTTCTGTGTCCACGTCAAGCACCCGCACAAG GTGATCGTGATGTATCTCCAGGTTCTGGAGTGTGAGAAGAACACCGGACTGGTTCAGATGGCCTG GAACTACATGAACGACAGTTTGAGGACGGATGTGTTTTTGAGGTTCAGGGCTGAAACTATTGCTTGTGCGTGTATCTTTCTGTCTGCACGGGTTctacag ATCCCTCTGCCTGACCAGCCGCCCTGGTTCTTGTTGTTTGGGGCATCAGAACAGGACCTGATTGAGATCAGTAGTTGTATTCTGAGGCTGTACTCACTGCAGTGCGAGTCGCTGGCCGCTCTGCAGCAGCAGGTGGAGGAAATGCGTTCAGTGTTGGACGCTCAGTATAACGCGACCAAACCAGCGGGACTAGCGTCTACGACTGAAACCCCGACAGCTGGTTTCTCTCCTGCGTCTAAAGCTG CGTCTCCTGTAGAAAACCAGAAGAATCACGAATCTCCGCTGTCACGCCTCGCCCTCAAGAACATCTGTCGAAAGATCACAAGCAGAGACGG GAGGAAGCGTCTGAGTCGCAGCGATGAAAGGCAGAACGCTCGCAGTGTCCCGTCGCCCCCCCGCCGCAG GCGCAGTCGCAGCGTTTCTTCTCCATCTCCTGGAACCACAAAGTCCCACAGACACCGGCAGAGGGAACGGGAACGAGCGCGGAAAAAGCCATATTCTTCTCACAGGAGATGA
- the wu:fj30f06 gene encoding E3 ubiquitin-protein ligase dbl4, which yields MQLENQSSGEYDVNDATLRFVRRRDDITLDDDLSILRAEMSCGHAVSPESLTAWCRSLLDQGQYKFHCPAITQGTEKCDAEWPYLEVRKLAALSDSEQAHFEENMALMAASEYCEYKSCPSCGSYVEREDLSNLCVRCTICTSVKNKTYQFCWQCLREWRGAAGHALRCGHEDCVNPDVDKLAKCTDMRLSYVQNVECPAIRACPTCGLLLEHNGFACKNLMCKRCKLEFCFLCLKLKRVCNPIHGPYTVCSVAPRQTEIPVWKR from the exons ATGCAGCTTGAAAACCAAAGCAGCGGAGAGTACGACGTGAATGACGCGACGCTGAGGTTCGTCAGGCGGAGAGACGACATAA CTTTAGACGATGACCTCAGTATTCTGAGAGCAGAGATGTCTTGTGGTCATGCGGTGTCCCCAGAATCTCTGACCGCTTGGTGTCGCAGTCTGCTGGACCAG GGTCAGTATAAATTCCACTGTCCAGCGATCACGCAGGGCACGGAGAAATGTGACGCCGAGTGGCCGTACCTGGAGGTCAGGAAACTGGCGGCGCTCAGTGATTCAGAGCAGGCTCATTTCGAGGAGAACATGGCTCTCATGGCAGCGTCTGAGTACTGCGAGTACAAATCA TGTCCGAGCTGTGGGTCCTACGTGGAGCGAGAAGATCTGAGTAACCTCTGCGTGAGATGCACCATCTGTACATCTGTGAAAAACAAGACCTACCAGTTCTGCTGGCAGTGTCTGAGAGAATGGAGAGGAGCAGCTGGTCATGCTCTCCGCTGCGGTCATGAAGACTGCGTCAACCCAGACGTCGACAAGCTAGCAAAGTGTACAGATATGAGGCTGTCTTACGTGCAGAACGTGGAGTGTCCGGCCATCCGGGCCTGTCCGACCTGCGGTCTTCTTCTGGAGCACAACGGCTTCGCTTGTAAGAACCTCATGTGTAAGCGCTGCAAGCTGGAGTTCTGCTTTCTCTGCTTGAAGCTGAAGCGTGTTTGCAATCCCATCCACGGACCGTATACCGTCTGCTCCGTGGCGCCGCGGCAGACCGAGATTCCGGTTTGGAAGAGATAA